A genomic window from Silene latifolia isolate original U9 population chromosome 11, ASM4854445v1, whole genome shotgun sequence includes:
- the LOC141613498 gene encoding uncharacterized protein LOC141613498, protein MPTIDSHSDPTVDSLPKGFLFSTSDTGAFGIHPSYIQLVERNQFRGVKGEDPIRHVELFTDYCSTVPLTAGVTQDKVKEFLFTFSLTGEAREWLRDLDREVSKISDWSTLALTFYMKYFPPQRTYALRSQITNFTQLDEEDLHQAWTRFKKLVRSIPHHGFQQWYLCNQFYNGLYDEQRSVLDVAANGGFSKNVDDDKGWQLIDQMATHVFEYGSPRSARTEAKESVQQVFSSNIQEEVCGRCGDVGHGPVDCLASIEQVIAFRQAKKRVSSCEVVQNASNLHSNPAPQQVISSSNAEMEELKNMFKIMVTRCAENERKVDMLVSKLYAQEKENSPDPVNTINLRSGLSYDGPDLVKKNAETDTSESPGTVHAGTVQETLSAAMPELDREGYIPRSSNYAEFPFDRTPSLVRSSNYAEDPLDRKPMNSAVPQNPLGSVNNPTDDPSNQVPFPSRLQDKKLEKDFGKFVEMLRMLDVTVPFTELLTQVPSYRKFMKEILIRRRHINDYETVALTEEGSALLQNRTPSKRFDPGSFSIPCHLGNYLIDNALCDLGAGVSVLPLSLAMKLGLTKFNCANMTVQMADRSTSRPLGVIEDLPVKIGKFYIPVDFVVLDIPEDTRTPIILGRPFLFTAKAVIDVGEGSMTFRVGEEVLTFYKSGISKAPMSFESCNAISSIDPVLDRPFAMFIPPPRLGSNLEDHSAISVVAGLSIVDAGDVIGGSATDEESEVGDKADVHGHKKRKKVKLKTEVGAEPKKKKSFVKSIWRPKSKTKDVEGISLSQKPFAGLLACFGT, encoded by the coding sequence ATGCCGACGATAGATTCTCACTCGGATCCGACTGTGGATTCTTTGCCAAAGGGTTTCCTGTTTTCTACTTCTGACACAGGAGCTTTTGGGATTCATCCCTCTTACATACAACTGGTAGAGAGAAACCAGTTTAGAGGTGTGAAAGGAGAAGACCCGATAAGGCATGTAGAATTGTTTACTGATTACTGCTCAACCGTCCCATTGACTGCtggggtaactcaagataagGTGAAAGAGTTCCTCTTTACCTTTTCGTTGACTGGAGAAGcccgggagtggttgagagatctgGATAGGGAAGTCTCCAAAATTTCTGATTGGAGTACACTTGCCCTAACTTTCTACATGAAGTATTTTCCTCCTCAAAGAACATATGCTTTGAGAAGCCAAATTACCAACTTCACTCAATTAGATGAAGAAGATTTGCACcaagcttggactaggttcaagaagttgGTCCGTTCTATTCCCCATCACGGTTTTCAACAGTGGTACTTATGCaaccaattttacaatgggttgtatgatgagcAAAGATCTGTGCTAGATGTCGCTGCAAATGGGGGATTCTCGAAAAatgttgatgatgataaggggtgGCAACTCATTGATCAAATGGCCACCCATGTCTTTGAATACGGGAGTCCAAGAAGTGCTAGAACGGAAGCGAAAGAAAGTGTGCAGCAAGTTTTCTCTTCGAACATTCAAGAGGAAGTGTGTGGGAGATGCGGAGATGTAGGTCACGGACCTGTTGATTGTTTGGCTTCAATTGAACAAGTGATAGCGTTCAGACAAGCTAAGAAGCGAGTATCGTCTTGTGAAGTGGTACAAAATGCGAGTAATTTGCATTCTAATCCGGCACCGCAACAAGTTATTTCTTCCTCTAATGcggagatggaagaattgaaaaatatgtttaaaattatgGTGACCCGGTGTGCTGAGAATGAGCGGAAAGTTGATATGCTTGTGTCTAAATTGTATGCGCAAGAAAAGGAAAATTCACCCGACCCAGTCAATACCATTAATTTGCGCAGTGGGTTGTCTTATGACGGACCCGATTTGGTGAAGAAAAATGCTGAAACTGACACCTCGGAAtcccctggtactgttcacgctGGAACAGTACAGGAAACATTGTCTGCAGCTATGccagagctcgatcgagagggatacattcctcgatcgagcaattatgCTGAATTTCCATTCGATCGAACGCCATctcttgttcgatcgagcaattatgctgaagatccactcgatcgaaagcCCATGAACAGTGCAGTGCCTCAAAATCCTTTGGGAAGCGTGAATAATCCAACCGATGACCCGTCTAATCAAGTCCCATTCCCGAGTAGACTACAGGACAAGAAGCTGGAGAAGGATTTTGGCAAATTTGTCGAGATGCTACGGATGCTGGACGTCACTGTACCGTTCACGGAACTACTTACTCAGGTACCCTCCTACcgtaaatttatgaaagaaatctTAATTCGTAGGAGACACATAAATGATTATGAGACGGTTGCTTTGACCGAGGAAGGTTCCGCCCTTCTTCAAAATAGGACACCGTCGAAAAGGTttgacccaggtagcttttcgattccgtgtcatttAGGGAATTATTTAATTGACAATGCTCTGTGTGACTTGGGTGCGGGCGTAAGTGTTTTACCACTTTCACTTGCTATGAAATTGGGgttgaccaagtttaattgcgCGAACATGACAGTCCAAATGGCTGACCGTAGTACATCACGACCCTTAGGAGTCATAGAGGACCTtcctgttaagatcgggaagttttatattcccgttgattttgtagtCCTCGATATCCCCGAAGATACAcgtacccctattattttagggcgacCGTTTCTCTTCACTGCTAAagcagtgatagatgtcggggaaGGGAGCATGACTTTTCGGGTTGGGGAGGAGGTTTTGACCTTCTATAAGTCTGGCATTAGTAAGGCACCTATGTCATTTGAGTCTTGCAATGCCATATCTTCTATTGACCCTGTTTTGGACCGTCCGTTTGCCATGTTTATACCTCCGCCCCGGCTTGGGAGCAATTTGGAGGACCACTCTGCTATTTCTGTTGTTGCAGGTTTAAGTATAGTGGATGCTGGAGATGTCATTGGAGGCAGTGCTACGGATGAGGAATCCGAGGTTGGTGACAAAGCTGATGTTCATGGGCATAAGAAAAGGAAGAAGGTCAAGTTAAAGACGGAAGTTGGAGCTGAGCCGAAAAAGAAGAAGTCTTTCGTAAAGTCGATTTGGAGACCGAAGTCCAAGACGAAGGACGTGGAGGGCATTTCCTTGAGCCAGAAGCCCTTTGCgggtttgcttgcttgttttggaACTTGA